The stretch of DNA GCAACGGGTGTAAAACGGCATACTTTTGAGGGCCATGAAGCTCCTGTTTACTCTATCTGTCCTCACTACAAGGAGAACATTCAGGTATAGCAATATTTCAACCGTTTCATATTTGCTAAGTACGAAGtttaaatttggttttggtcctgacttgtttatttttttttgtgctcaAGTTTATCTTTTCAACTGCGCTCGATGGGAAAATAAAAGCATGGTTATATGATAATATGGGATCTCGGGTTGACTACGAAGCTCCTGGTCGCTGGTGTACAACGATGGCCTACAGTGCTGACGGAACTAGGTTCTAGCATGATTCTCATTATCTCTATGTCGTGGTTCTGTTCTGTCTCGTCATGATGTTATAATAAATCTTTggtctaatttttgttttatgtacatGATAGGCTATTTTCTTGTGGGACGAGTAAAGATGGGGAATCGTTCATAGTTGAGTGGAATGAAAGCGAAGGAGCTGTTAAGAGAACTTATCAAGGATTCCACAAGCGTTCTCTTGGTGTTGTTCAGTTTGATACTACTAAAAACCGCTATCTCGCTGCAGGTGACGACTTCTCCATTAAGTTCTGGGATATGGACACTACACAGCTTTTGACTGCCATTGATGCTGATGGAGGTCTCCAGGTATGTAAATAAGTAAATACCTCGATCCTTCCTGGAAACCAAATGTTTTCATTTGAGCCATCATGACCCTCTATATTTTGTAGGCAAGTCCACGGATCCGGTTTAACAAGGAAGGCTCTCTCTTGGCCGTTTCTGCAAATGACAATATAATTAAGGTTGTGGCAAACTCAGATGGTCTAAGGCTATTGCACACAGTTGAAAACTTATCTTCTGAATCCTCCAAGGTACTAAATATTTTGCTCATTGGATCTTTCAACAAGCAAATTACTAACTCCCATATTGAAAAGTTTTCAACACTCTATTTCTCATTTACATGTGCAGCCTGCAATTAACAGTATTCCGGTAGCAGAGAGACCTGCCTCTGTAGTTTCCATCCCTGGAATGGTACGGAATGGATTCTTTTTCCCCTTaagtttctttctattttttgtttgcgTCCAATTATCGTCGTTGTCACTTACGTTCCCTGCAGAATGGAGATTCACGGAATATGGTGGATGTGAAGCCAGTGATAACTGAAGAAGCAAATGATAAGTCTAAGGTATGGAAGCTTACTGAAGTCGGCGAACCCTCTCAATGCCGTTCATTGAGACTCCCTGAGAATATGAGAGTCACCAAGGTACTAACACAGAGACTGACATAACTATACTTAAATGGCTTTGACCCTAATGACTCGAAACTCTAGCAGATATCGAGATTGATTTTCACAAATTCGGGAAGTTCAATTTTGGCATTGGCATCAAATGCTATTCATCTGTTATGGAAGTGGCAGCGAAATGACCGTAATGCAACTGGAAAGGTACTTGTGGTctaatattttccttttaagattgtcaaaagaaatgaaatcgTGATGAAATTCTATATCTGATTTGGTGTAGGCAACGGCTTCTTTACCTCCTCAACAGTGGCAACCAGCGAGCGGAATCTTAATGACAAATGATGTGGCTGAAACTAATCCAGAAGAAGCTGTACCATGTTTTGCTTTATCCAAGAATGATTCCTACGTGATGTCAGCATCCGGAGGAAAGATCTCTTTGTTTAATATGATGACGTTTAAGGTAAACTCCCAGCTAAAGATAGTGCTCCGTCTAGTGTATGCAAACAATGTTTCGTCTGttacatttgattttgttgttggctAAGCGCAGACAATGGCTACTTTCATGCCGCCTCCTCCTGCTGCAACGTTNNNNNNNNNNNNNNNNNNNNNNNNNNNNNNNNNNNNNNNNNNNNNNNNNNNNNNNNNNNNNNNNNNNNNNNNNNNNNNNNNNNNNNNNNNNNNNNNNNNNNNNNNNNNNNNNNNNNNNNNNNNNNNNNNNNNNNNNNNNNNNNNNNNNNNNNNNNNNNNNNNNNNNNNNNNNNNNNNNNNNNNNNNNNNNNNNNNNNNNNNNNNNNNNNNNNNNNNNNNNNNNNNNNNNNNNNNNNNNNNNNNNNNNNNNNNNNNNNNNNNNNNNNNNNNNNNNNNNNNNNNNNNNNNNNNNNNNNNNNNNNNNNNNNNNNNNNNNNNNNNNNNNNNNNNNNNNNNNNNNNNNNNNNNNNNNNNNNNNNNNNNNNNNNNNNNNNNNNNNNNNNNNNNNNNNNNNNNNNNNNNNNNNNNNNNNNNNNNNNNNNNNNNNNNNNNNNNNNNNNNNNNNNNNNNNNNNNNNNNNNNNNNNNNNNNNNNNNNNNNNNNNNNNNNNNNNNNNNNNNNNNNNNNNNNNNNNNNNNNNNNNNNNNNNNNNNNNNNNNNNNNNNNNNNNNNNNNNNNNNNNNNNNNNNNNNNNNNNNNNNNNNNNNNNNNNNNNNNNNNNNNNNNNNNNNNNNNNNNNNNNNNNNNNNNNNNNNNNNNNNNNNNNNNNNNNNNNNNNNNNNNNNNNNNNNNNNNNNNNNNNNNNNNNNNNNNNNNNNNNNNNNNNNNNNNNNNNNNNNNNNNNNNNNNNNNNNNNNNNNNNNNNNNNNNNNNNNNNNNNNNNNNNNNNNNNNNNNNNNNNNNNNNNNNNNNNNNNNNNNNNNNNNNNNNNNNNNNNNNNNNNNNNNNNNNNNNNNNNNNNNNNNNNNNNNNNNNNNNNNNNNNNNNNNNNNNNNNNNNNNNNNNNNNNNNNNNNNNNNNNNNNNNNNNNNNNNNNNNNNNNNNNNNNNNNNNNNNNNNNNNNNNNNNNNNNNNNNNNNNNNNNNNNNNNNNNNNNNNNNNNNNNNNNNNNNNNNNNNNNNNNNNNNNNNNNNNNNNNNNNNNNNNNNNNNNNNNNNNNNNNNNNNNNNNNNNNNNNNNNNNNNNNNNNNNNNNNNNNNNNNNNNNNNNNNNNNNNNNNNNNNNNNNNNNNNNNNNNNNNNNNNNNNNNNNNNNNNNNNNNNNNNNNNNNNNNNNNNNNNNNNNNNNNNNNNNNNNNNNNNNNNNNNNNNNNNNNNNNNNNNNNNNNNNNNNNNNNNNNNNNNNNNNNNNNNNNNNNNNNNNNNNNNNNNNNNNNNNNNNNNNNNNNNNNNNNNNNNNNNNNNNNNNNNNNNNNNNNNNNNNNNNNNNNNNNNNNNNNNNNNNNNNNNNNNNNNNNNNNNNNNNNNNNNNNNNNNNNNNNNNNNNNNNNNNNNNNNNNNNNNNNNNNNNNNNNNNNNNNNNNNNNNNNNNNNNNNNNNNNNNNNNNNNNNNNNNNNNNNNNNNNNNNNNNNNNNNNNNNNNNNNNNNNNNNNNNNNNNNNNNNNNNNNNNNNNNNNNNNNNNNNNNNNNNNNNNNNNNNNNNNNNNNNNNNNNNNNNNNNNNNNNNNNNNNNNNNNNNNNNNNNNNNNNNNNNNNNNNNNNNNNNNNNNNNNNNNNNNNNNNNNNNNNNNNNNNNNNNNNNNNNNNNNNNNNNNNNNNNNNNNNNNNNNNNNNNNNNNNNNNNNNNNNNNNNNNNNNNNNNNNNNNNNNNNNNNNNNNNNNNNNNNNNNNNNNNNNNNNNNNNNNNNNNNNNNNNNNNNNNNNNNNNNNNNNNNNNNNNNNNNNNNNNNNNNNNNNNNNNNNNNNNNNNNNNNNNNNNNNNNNNNNNNNNNNNNNNNNNNNNNNNNNNNNNNNNNNNNNNNNNNNNNNNNNNNNNNNNNNNNNNNNNNNNNNNNNNNNNNNNNNNNNNNNNNNNNNNNNNNNNNNNNNNNNNNNNNNNNNNNNNNNNNNNGTACGCAAACAATGTTTCGTCTGttacatttgattttgttgttggctAAGCGCAGACAATGGCTACTTTCATGCCGCCTCCTCCTGCTGCAACGTTTCTTGCCTTTCACCCTCAAGATAACAATATCATTGCGATCGGGATGGATGATAGTACAATACAGATTTACAATGTTCGCGTTGATGAGGTTAAGAGCAAGCTTAAAGGACATTCTAAGAGAATAACCGGCCTCGCTTTCTCCAATGTACTAAATGTTCTGGTTTCGTCTGGAGCAGACGCGCAGGTGCTGATTCATCTCATGCTTTTTAATCAAGAatttcaatctttctttttaaGTCTTGTTGTGAATGTTTGGTTATTGTATCTATTCAGCTTTGTGTATGGAACACGGATGGATGGGAGAAACAGAAAAGCAAGGTTCTGCAAATTCCACAGGGAAGATCAACGGCGGCTCTTTCAGACACGCGTGTTCAGTTTCATCAAGATCAAGTACACTTCCTCGTTGTCCATGAAACGCAGCTCGCTATATACGAAACAACTAAGCTTGAATGCATGAAACAGGTTTAAATATTTCctaatttctctctttctcatgcATCTCAAAGTCAAACCCTTAactattgtttttatttgttatagtGGCCAGTGCGTGAATCATCAGCTCCAATCACACATGCGACGTTCTCATGTGATAGCCAACTGATATACACAAGTTTCATGGACGCTACAATCTGTGTCTTCAGCTCAGCAAACCTTCGATTGCGTTGCAGAGTTAATCCCTCTGCATATTTGCCAGCTTCTCTCAGGTGAGTGAAAAAATGGtgaataaaaatgaatattaacaGAGCAATATTGAATCTTGAATCTCCATAATGTGTATGCAGCAACTCGAATGTCCATCCACTGGTGATAGCGGCTCATCCGCAAGAATCCAATATGTTTGCTGTGGGTCTGTCAGACGGGGGAGTCCATATATTCGAGCCGCTTGAGTCTGAAGGCAAATGGGGAGTGGCTCCACCGCCTGAAAATGGCTCAGCCAGCGTTGTCACGGCTACACCTTCGGTTGGAGCTTCTGCCTCAGACCAACCTCAGAGATGATATGTAACCAATCTGCTTCAGTTATTTACTGctgtctccttttttttttgggttatttagatcttttcaatttttttttttttttttggtttggaagAAAGCAATCTAACTAGGTGAGTGAATTAATGTAACATATTATCTATAGCAAGGTGTTACAGTTCCCTAATTGGTTAAAATTCAATGTTgcttgctttgatttttttacttcttttttcttggcTTTGAGAAATCTCTGTGTTGCAAAAGAATAACATTAACGCAAAGGTAAGGACGATTTTGCAAACTTGCAACGTAACCGTGGTCCGAAGTCCGAACCTAAGCACGAACTAGGGAATAAGGATTAAATGCCACGTGCAGCTTCGATAatggagttaggtttggataAATTTATAAGGAAGAATAATAAGACTGTGCGGCCCACGGCCCACGGACATATCTAATGAACcccaattaataataatatcttcaaaaatagtaatttgagaagttaaaaaaaaaaaatctcaagttacaaaaattatcaaaatccaGAAGGAGCTACACAGAGTGAGAACAAGGTTCATCATACTCGCCAATCAACCATCGACCCTCGAAGCTTAGCTTCAATACTAAAATGGCGACGCTATCAAAACTAGAGTTTGCCACGACCTTCCTCGCTTTCACGGCTCCTCGTTGCTCGACAGCCTTGAATTatggcttctcttcttctgcagcCGTCCCGGTTTTCTCCAGGCGCAGAGCTATGGCCGTTTCCTTCAGAGCGACGCAGTCGTTGTTCTATTCCCCGGTGGTTAATTCCAATCGCCGTCGAAGATTCTCATCTGTTTCGGCCTCAGCTTCCGCCCCGCCGCAGACTGAAGATTCCGATGTTGTTACCACTAAGATTCCGCCAGATAACCGGATTCCGGCTACTATAATCACCGGGTTTCTGGGCTCTGGCAAGGTCAAGAGTATTTTCaatttcattatcattttaGGGTTTCTGTATTTTCATCCGGCGAAGTGTAAGAACTGTTCAATCTATAGTGAGAGAGTTCATGGAATTTATAGCGTTTGGTTATTGTGTTTATGATGAACAGACGACATTGCTGAATCATATACTGACCAAAGACCATGGGAAGCGCATTGCCGTGATCGAGAATGAGGTAAGTTGATAATCCTCGCCTAAAATTAGTAtaatgttgtttgatttttttaagttgaCTTGTCTATATCTCATGTTTGATGTGAAATTCTCAGTATGGTGAAGTTGACATTGATGGTTCACTTGTTGCTGCTAAATCTGTGGGAGCAGAGGATATTGTGATGCTCAACAATGGCTGCCTGTGTTGCACTGTTAGGGGTGATCTTGTGAGGATGATTGGAGAATTAGTCAATAAGAAGAAAGGAAGGTTCGACCATATTGTGATAGAGACTACAGGTAGGgtacattttttatttagtacCACTCTTAGCTCTAGAGCTACTTATCCTTTTTCAAAAACTTACTTTCTATGCTTAAAGAATCTGGGGAAAGGAGTAATGAGTATGTGATGTATGTTTCTTTTTCAGGATTGGCAAACCCTGCACCAATTATCCAAACCTTTTATGCTGAAGAAGAAATTTTCAATGATGTCAAACTGGACGGCGTTGTTACTCTAGTTGATGCTAAGCATGCTCGTTTGCATCTAGATGAGGTCAAACCCAAAGGTGTTGTCAATGAGGCTGTTGAACAAATTGCGTATGCAGATCGTATCATAGTTAATAAGGTAGCCAAATTTCTTTGTAACTCAACTGTTTCAAATAGAATGTGATAGTTTTCGTGATCTTGAGAGGTTGAATCTCTCTAAGATACTTTATAGTTTACAAATAACTTCATTTGCACAAATGGTATTGACATGTAGTCAGGAAGTCATGGATCCATGTTTTACCCCAGTGTGTAGGGTAGTTGTCATTTGTccataatatattgttttcccTCGACATATCCGCTTTCTGAAAAGTGATTGTACTTTGTTGCAGACTGATCTTGTTGGTGAAGCAGAATTGGCTTCGGTGGTGCAACGCATAAAGGTACATCacgcatcttcttcttttttcatgtatttcACTAGATGATTATATGTTACTTGTTCCCAGCTTTCTATCAGACGGTTCTTGGTTATTTTGTTCCATGTTAACGTATTTGCTATGTTACAGACAATAAATAGCATGGCTCAGATGACGCGTACAAAGTACGGAAATGTTGACTTGGATTATGTTCTTGGGATTGGAGGTTTTGATCTAGAGAGGTCTGCTTCTTGTTCAACCTATGATAATATTCAGTTTGGTGTCTTGTAGCTTAACGCAAATATTAAGGTGTTTATTGCTTTATCAGGATCGAAAGCTCTGTGAATGAAGATGACAAAGGAGATCACCATGATCACGACCATGATCATCACCATGATCACGACCACCATCATCACGATGAACATGGTAAGGTTATTTAGGAAAGCATTGATTAGTTATACGAATTGCATGCTCCAGCTTTACAAACATGGATTTTTGATTCTGGTCTCTCTCATCACAACCTAATCAGTCTCTGATTCTAATACGGcagagcatcatcatcattctcatgatcaCACCCATGATCCCGGTGTTTCTTCAGTCAGTATAGTTTGCGAAGGAAGCTTAGACCTTGATAAGGTAATATATAGATAATTAGCATCTTGAGAGGCACACAAAAGTCTCATATAAAACAACTGTTTTGATGAAACCGTATGttaatcttcaaattttgtCACAATCCATCAGGCAAACATGTGGCTCGGGACGTTGCTGATGGAACGTAGTGAGGACATCTACAGAATGAAAGGTCTCCTCTCGGTCCACTCCATGGAGGAGAGATTCGTGTTTCAAGGAGTCCATGACATATTTCAAGGATCACCAGACCGGTTATGGGGAAGAGATGAGGCCAGAGTGAACAAGATTGTCTTCATTGGAAAGAATTTGAACAGGGAAGAGTTAGAGAAGGGTTTTAAAGCTTGCTTGATTTGATTCTTGGAATCTTTATCTTTATACACTATGTGTATGTATACCGAGGAAAATAGTCACTGAAGTTGTTGTAACGCATCACTATTGTGGCATAGGCGACTTAAGAAATTTCATTTCAATATTTCGTGATTGTCTATTTCAATGTCGATGGCTCCTGGATATAAGGTTAAGTAGATAGGAAAGACATGCGGTTGTAAAACATATATGGAAGAGATGCGgttgtaaaacatatattgaaaaacatatattgaaTAACAAGTAGTCATATTACACCGGAGATCTCGATGAGAATTACAAAAGGTTCCACCAAAGTCAGATCAAATCATCGAAATTCgactaaaccaaaagaaaaaccaagtTCATCTACTTGCATAACGTCTTGGTCAGACCCATGTCCACAAAAAGTCTAAAAGGTCTTACACTTGATTAGTCATCAAGTATTTTTGGAATGAACATGTTTTCGTAGATCATTGGCAATACACTGGATCCATGAGAACTAACCTCGTAAGCTGGATTTAGCATGACAACTTCACACCCTGTAACCCGTTTTGGAATCTTTTTGACTTTATTGATGACGTTTCTGAAACTTTCATTTAGCATCAGTTTACTCAAAACTAGACACTCCCTTATAAAGTATCTTGCTAGCTGCATCTTGCTTGATGTCTTTGTAACTATGGTAGGTATCTTCAATAGAACAAACTTGACAGATGACTTGAAACACTGAGGAACAAATGAGTCTTTAATCTCCTCTGTCTCTGGAAGACCGTCGAATTCCTGATGATACAACAACACCAAGGAAAATTTAGTTCTTCATTGTTGGAAATGAATCTCAAAACGTAATTTACAAAAGTAATGGAAATGATGCACTGAGTACCAAGTCAAGTGAGTTCAGATTCGGGCAGTAACCAAGAAACGTTGCAAACATTTCCCAAGAAGACTCAGGCAACAAAGCATGCAAGCTAGTCAAGTTAAAGAACTGAGGCAGCGGATCTAATCCGTAACAATCAGCGATCTTCTGTGTatggagaaagaaaaatgtcataattAAGAAATTTGTACAATCCGAATTGTTACTAAGCTTGATGCGTACCTCTAGTGTTCGAGCAGAGATTGTCATTTCACGGACTGTGGATATGGCTGTGAGAAAACCAAggatcatatcatcatcatcatcctcctctacATCAAAGTGAAGATCGATGTTCACCTTAGCATAAGGACCAATACTCTGAACTATGAAACTCTCAGATTGGTAATTGATGATACTCATGTACTCGAGTTTGGGAGCATAAATTTTAACCTCAGGATCTCCACCTTCCTCACGCATAGACTCTAGTTTGAAGAGTCTTAGTGACGGAGAACGCACACAAACAACTCCGAGATGATCATGAGGATGCGTGACTATGATTAACTCATTGATAGCTGAGCATCTTGATACGAGAGTCTCAAATATCAAGGCTCCATCAAACTTGACGGCTTCGAGATGCATAGTCTTGAGGCAAGGCAAAGAAACCAATTCTGATTTAGGAGGAGCATCCAAGGCTACACCATAGAGGGTTAAACTCACCAGCGTCGCACATGAGTAAAGGGAGAGAGGCATCCTCACCGAATCCGGGGCATCAACCTTACTGACAAGTGTCATATGAGAAACTCCACGGTTAACGACATCATCGATGAGAGACACGAAAGAAGTCTCACAATGCTCTTCGACGTCCGCGTCATAAACCCACCTGAATCTCTCCAATTTGACATTTTGGTTAGACTCCTCCATAAAAGTATCAAAGAAGTACTTCAAACCCCTGGAGTCCAGGTCCAGCGTAGGAACGTGTTTCCATAGATATCTCCATCGGTTAGACAAAACGCTAGTGCGAACAGAATCCTTGGTGGAGAGATTAGAAAGGATACGACGTAGCAGATCATCGGGTAAACCGCTTATCCTATCGGATCGCCTCTGGTTTACAGATGTTGTAGCCATGCCTacaccctaattttttttacagaaaaaacacataaatatatatttttttttttttttaataaacatgaaaaataatCGTTTGGGATAAATCACGGAGTAAAGTATACTCACCACCGAATTTGTTTGGCCAAAAGTATAAAGGACcccagagaaagaaaaagtaaacagcaatatttttatttaaaagggTACTGCAATTATTAACTGAGCCTCTGCCCTCTAGGTCTTTTCGTTGCCGGCGAGAGA from Camelina sativa cultivar DH55 chromosome 9, Cs, whole genome shotgun sequence encodes:
- the LOC104714328 gene encoding F-box/FBD/LRR-repeat protein At1g80470 isoform X2; translation: MATTSVNQRRSDRISGLPDDLLRRILSNLSTKDSVRTSVLSNRWRYLWKHVPTLDLDSRGLKYFFDTFMEESNQNVKLERFRWVYDADVEEHCETSFVSLIDDVVNRGVSHMTLVSKVDAPDSVRMPLSLYSCATLVSLTLYGVALDAPPKSELVSLPCLKTMHLEAVKFDGALIFETLVSRCSAINELIIVTHPHDHLGVVCVRSPSLRLFKLESMREEGGDPEVKIYAPKLEYMSIINYQSESFIVQSIGPYAKVNIDLHFDVEEDDDDDMILGFLTAISTVREMTISARTLEIADCYGLDPLPQFFNLTSLHALLPESSWEMFATFLGYCPNLNSLDLEFDGLPETEEIKDSFVPQCFKSSVKFVLLKIPTIVTKTSSKMQLARYFIRECLVLSKLMLNESFRNVINKVKKIPKRVTGCEVVMLNPAYEVSSHGSSVLPMIYENMFIPKILDD
- the LOC104714327 gene encoding COBW domain-containing protein 1 isoform X2, encoding MATLSKLEFATTFLAFTAPRCSTALNYGFSSSAAVPVFSRRRAMAVSFRATQSLFYSPVVNSNRRRRFSSVSASASAPPQTEDSDVVTTKIPPDNRIPATIITGFLGSGKTTLLNHILTKDHGKRIAVIENEYGEVDIDGSLVAAKSVGAEDIVMLNNGCLCCTVRGDLVRMIGELVNKKKGRFDHIVIETTGLANPAPIIQTFYAEEEIFNDVKLDGVVTLVDAKHARLHLDEVKPKGVVNEAVEQIAYADRIIVNKTDLVGEAELASVVQRIKTINSMAQMTRTKYGNVDLDYVLGIGGFDLERIESSVNEDDKGDHHDHDHDHHHDHDHHHHDEHEHHHHSHDHTHDPGVSSVSIVCEGSLDLDKANMWLGTLLMERSEDIYRMKGLLSVHSMEERFVFQGVHDIFQGSPDRLWGRDEARVNKIVFIGKNLNREELEKGFKACLI
- the LOC104714328 gene encoding F-box/FBD/LRR-repeat protein At1g80470 isoform X1 codes for the protein MATTSVNQRRSDRISGLPDDLLRRILSNLSTKDSVRTSVLSNRWRYLWKHVPTLDLDSRGLKYFFDTFMEESNQNVKLERFRWVYDADVEEHCETSFVSLIDDVVNRGVSHMTLVSKVDAPDSVRMPLSLYSCATLVSLTLYGVALDAPPKSELVSLPCLKTMHLEAVKFDGALIFETLVSRCSAINELIIVTHPHDHLGVVCVRSPSLRLFKLESMREEGGDPEVKIYAPKLEYMSIINYQSESFIVQSIGPYAKVNIDLHFDVEEDDDDDMILGFLTAISTVREMTISARTLEKIADCYGLDPLPQFFNLTSLHALLPESSWEMFATFLGYCPNLNSLDLEFDGLPETEEIKDSFVPQCFKSSVKFVLLKIPTIVTKTSSKMQLARYFIRECLVLSKLMLNESFRNVINKVKKIPKRVTGCEVVMLNPAYEVSSHGSSVLPMIYENMFIPKILDD
- the LOC104714327 gene encoding COBW domain-containing protein 1 isoform X1, with amino-acid sequence MATLSKLEFATTFLAFTAPRCSTALNYGFSSSAAVPVFSRRRAMAVSFRATQSLFYSPVVNSNRRRRFSSVSASASAPPQTEDSDVVTTKIPPDNRIPATIITGFLGSGKTTLLNHILTKDHGKRIAVIENEYGEVDIDGSLVAAKSVGAEDIVMLNNGCLCCTVRGDLVRMIGELVNKKKGRFDHIVIETTGLANPAPIIQTFYAEEEIFNDVKLDGVVTLVDAKHARLHLDEVKPKGVVNEAVEQIAYADRIIVNKTDLVGEAELASVVQRIKTINSMAQMTRTKYGNVDLDYVLGIGGFDLERIESSVNEDDKGDHHDHDHDHHHDHDHHHHDEHVSDSNTAEHHHHSHDHTHDPGVSSVSIVCEGSLDLDKANMWLGTLLMERSEDIYRMKGLLSVHSMEERFVFQGVHDIFQGSPDRLWGRDEARVNKIVFIGKNLNREELEKGFKACLI